The Acidobacteriota bacterium genome includes a window with the following:
- a CDS encoding dihydroorotate dehydrogenase-like protein, which yields MDLSTTYLGLNLPHPIMPGASPLVDHLDVVKQLEDAGAAAITMHSLFEEQITREQQGMVYHMELVNNSHAEALSYFPQADQFRLGPHQYLEQIRLIKQAVNIPVIASLNGTTAEGWINYAALVEQAGANALELNVYHVAADPSEPGAAVEQRLLDIVRAVKGSVKLPIAVKLSPFYSSVSHLAVKLDALGVDALVLFNRFYQPDFDMSVLEAVPTLHLSNSHDLLLRLRWLAVLFGRTKARLAVTGGIHTSEDALKAVMAGASGVQVVSSLLQHGPGHIKTLVNGMRTWLEEHEYHSLKQALGSMSLERSPSPAAFERANYMKVLAAYRME from the coding sequence ATGGATCTGTCGACGACCTATCTCGGACTGAACCTGCCGCACCCGATCATGCCCGGCGCCTCACCGTTGGTGGACCACCTCGACGTGGTGAAGCAACTCGAGGACGCGGGCGCGGCGGCCATCACCATGCACTCGCTGTTCGAGGAGCAGATCACCCGCGAGCAGCAGGGCATGGTGTACCACATGGAGCTGGTCAACAACAGCCATGCCGAAGCCCTGTCCTACTTCCCGCAGGCCGATCAGTTCCGGCTCGGGCCGCACCAGTACCTCGAACAGATCCGCCTCATCAAGCAGGCGGTGAACATTCCGGTCATCGCGTCGCTGAACGGCACGACGGCGGAGGGCTGGATCAACTATGCCGCGCTGGTCGAACAGGCGGGCGCGAATGCGCTCGAACTGAACGTGTATCACGTGGCCGCTGACCCGTCCGAGCCCGGCGCCGCCGTCGAACAACGGCTGCTCGACATCGTCCGGGCCGTCAAGGGTTCGGTCAAGCTGCCGATTGCCGTCAAGCTCTCGCCGTTCTACTCATCGGTCTCGCACCTCGCCGTCAAGCTCGACGCGCTGGGTGTGGATGCGCTGGTGCTCTTCAACCGCTTCTACCAGCCCGACTTCGACATGAGCGTGCTCGAAGCCGTGCCGACGCTCCACCTGTCGAACTCCCATGATCTGCTCCTGCGGCTGAGGTGGCTCGCCGTGTTGTTTGGCCGCACGAAGGCTCGGCTGGCGGTGACGGGCGGAATCCACACGTCCGAGGACGCCTTGAAGGCCGTCATGGCGGGAGCGAGCGGCGTGCAGGTCGTGTCGAGTCTGCTGCAACACGGCCCCGGACACATCAAGACGCTGGTGAACGGGATGCGGACGTGGCTCGAAGAGCACGAGTACCACTCTCTCAAGCAGGCGTTGGGCAGCATGAGTCTTGAGCGGAGCCCAAGCCCGGCGGCGTTCGAGCGCGCCAACTACATGAAGGTGCTGGCGGCCTACCGGATGGAGTAG
- a CDS encoding zf-HC2 domain-containing protein yields MKSVRSDRCRELLERVSRYIDGDLSAAERRALTAHLRRCPCCHSLEESLRHTVSLCRDASATRLPAAVRARAKARVATLLNP; encoded by the coding sequence ATGAAGTCCGTCCGATCGGATCGCTGTCGTGAATTGCTGGAGCGGGTGTCCCGTTACATCGATGGCGACCTGAGCGCCGCCGAGCGCCGGGCGTTGACGGCGCACCTTCGTCGCTGTCCGTGCTGTCACAGCCTGGAAGAGAGTCTGAGGCACACGGTGTCGCTCTGCCGGGACGCCAGCGCCACGCGTCTGCCGGCCGCCGTGCGGGCCAGAGCCAAGGCTCGTGTGGCGACGCTGCTGAATCCCTAG
- a CDS encoding RNA polymerase sigma factor, with translation MTDSGNANPSSGAAGHRREIDYEALLVAAQTGDKQAMERLLMRAQEVAYRFSLLVCGHADDADDAMQEALLKTYRFASQIKDPAAFRTWLYRTVKNACLIGRRKRVHEPAHMVSLDELAVGQDGSVQTMDVPDSGPRPDEVVANSRLRRTLRRALQTLSPEFRVIVFLREIEGLSTRDVATVVGISEANVKTRLHRARLLLRQQLEAR, from the coding sequence GTGACCGATTCAGGAAACGCGAATCCTTCAAGCGGGGCAGCCGGCCATCGTCGAGAGATCGACTACGAGGCGCTGCTGGTGGCGGCGCAGACTGGCGACAAGCAGGCTATGGAACGCCTCTTGATGCGGGCACAGGAAGTGGCGTACCGGTTCAGTCTCCTCGTGTGCGGCCATGCCGACGACGCCGATGATGCCATGCAGGAGGCGTTGCTGAAGACCTATCGGTTCGCCAGCCAGATCAAGGATCCGGCGGCATTCCGCACGTGGCTGTACCGGACTGTGAAGAACGCGTGCCTGATCGGCCGGCGCAAGCGCGTGCACGAACCCGCACACATGGTGTCGCTCGACGAGTTGGCGGTCGGGCAGGACGGCTCGGTTCAGACGATGGACGTACCCGACAGCGGACCGAGGCCAGACGAGGTCGTGGCGAATTCGCGCCTGCGACGGACACTGCGGCGAGCGCTTCAGACGTTGTCCCCCGAGTTTCGGGTCATTGTCTTCTTGCGCGAAATCGAGGGGCTGTCCACCCGAGACGTCGCCACGGTCGTGGGCATTTCAGAAGCCAACGTCAAGACCAGGTTGCACCGAGCGCGGTTACTCTTGCGTCAACAACTGGAGGCGCGATGA
- a CDS encoding TolC family protein encodes MNIQSTKRISIAAILALLAFPGWTAAQNPLALEEAIGRASRNNPGVRAARASEVEAASRVDQARSIFLPRVDVTESWQRGNQPVFVFGSLLGQRQFGPANFDIVALNHPDALTNIRTAFSAEQVVFDAGRMSAGMRMANLGAQAAALGTRDAIQALRLAATQAYGGVLMAQAQRRVAESAITGAQEDVSRAEHRRDAGLATEADVLAVRVYFAQMRQRAISAASAETIARALLNEVMGEPIDSIFQLQEPVQPPDDTRPAASGDDSEILKNRTDVARVAIQTQIASAQVSAARSAWLPQAVVQGDYEFNGGSLSSHVSSWTVGAAVRWNLFSGMADAAKLREARAALERAQAERDRAEAHARVEWRSAVARLDESRARGDVARTARAQARESQRIIRDRYEAGLVTVNDVLRAATAVVDSDLQYTSAIVDIFVNRALVDRARGQ; translated from the coding sequence ATGAATATCCAGAGCACGAAGCGCATCTCCATTGCCGCCATTCTGGCGCTCCTCGCCTTTCCCGGGTGGACGGCGGCGCAGAATCCGTTGGCACTTGAGGAGGCCATCGGTCGAGCCTCCCGGAACAACCCGGGCGTACGCGCAGCCCGTGCCTCCGAGGTAGAGGCCGCGTCGCGCGTGGATCAGGCGCGGTCGATCTTCCTTCCCCGGGTCGACGTGACCGAATCGTGGCAGCGGGGAAACCAGCCCGTGTTCGTGTTCGGATCGCTGCTCGGGCAGCGCCAATTCGGGCCGGCCAACTTCGATATCGTGGCGCTTAATCACCCTGACGCCCTCACGAACATCCGAACCGCCTTCAGCGCCGAGCAGGTGGTATTCGATGCCGGGCGCATGAGCGCCGGGATGCGCATGGCCAATCTGGGCGCGCAGGCGGCTGCGCTTGGCACCCGCGATGCCATCCAGGCGCTGAGACTGGCCGCGACGCAGGCGTATGGCGGGGTCCTGATGGCGCAGGCCCAACGCCGCGTGGCCGAATCCGCCATCACTGGCGCGCAAGAGGATGTGTCGCGCGCCGAGCACCGCCGCGACGCGGGTCTGGCCACCGAGGCCGACGTGCTCGCGGTTCGCGTCTACTTCGCCCAGATGCGGCAACGCGCGATTTCGGCGGCCAGTGCGGAAACCATTGCGCGGGCCCTTCTGAACGAAGTGATGGGCGAGCCAATCGACTCGATCTTCCAGCTGCAGGAGCCGGTGCAGCCGCCTGACGACACACGGCCGGCAGCGTCCGGCGACGATTCGGAGATTCTGAAGAACCGAACCGACGTGGCGCGCGTCGCTATCCAGACGCAAATCGCCTCGGCTCAGGTGTCGGCCGCACGATCGGCCTGGCTGCCCCAGGCGGTCGTGCAGGGGGACTATGAATTCAACGGCGGCTCCCTCTCGAGCCACGTCTCCTCCTGGACGGTCGGCGCGGCCGTTCGCTGGAACCTCTTTTCTGGTATGGCCGACGCGGCGAAGCTCAGGGAGGCTCGTGCCGCCCTGGAGCGGGCACAGGCCGAACGCGATCGGGCCGAGGCCCACGCGCGCGTCGAATGGCGTTCAGCCGTGGCGCGTCTTGACGAGTCCCGGGCGCGCGGTGACGTCGCCCGCACGGCCCGTGCTCAGGCTCGCGAAAGCCAGCGCATCATCCGCGATCGGTACGAAGCGGGTCTCGTCACCGTCAATGACGTGCTGCGTGCCGCCACGGCGGTCGTCGACTCGGATCTCCAATACACGTCCGCCATCGTGGATATTTTCGTCAACCGGGCGCTCGTCGATCGGGCGCGAGGTCAGTAA
- a CDS encoding efflux RND transporter periplasmic adaptor subunit, which translates to MPMTQYLFAAALGCAALVSTTSCARPESRATSASSPVAVTVIDVRSQDLRQTFEAGGVVRATTLANITARIMAEVRRVPVKPGDRVRAGQVLIVLDGRDLQANRARSMAGEAGARQAASMAEADRQVALAMLSLAQVGHKRVSELKAKNSATQGELDDAVAALRSAEARAKGAEARVTASHDEIEAAAAAVAGASAMASYATLTAPFDGVVTEKSVDVGSMVAPGQPLLSVEDTRRFRLDVRLDESRAALVSVGAVVRVSLTDASGSGRPEAASDEEFDGTVSEVSRMLSAESHDFLVKIEFPPTTKARSGMYGRARFLASTRPGLAVPVSALVRRGQLAFVYVVERDNRAHLRMVNAGEPSDGVVEIRSGLLQGERVVAAPSPALTDGSPVPAGAR; encoded by the coding sequence ATGCCGATGACACAATACCTGTTCGCGGCTGCGCTGGGATGCGCGGCCCTCGTCTCAACAACCAGTTGCGCCAGGCCAGAATCCCGCGCGACGAGTGCCTCATCTCCGGTCGCCGTCACAGTGATTGACGTTCGGTCACAGGACCTCCGGCAGACGTTCGAAGCCGGCGGTGTGGTGCGCGCCACGACGTTGGCGAACATTACCGCCAGAATCATGGCGGAGGTGCGCCGCGTCCCGGTCAAGCCGGGCGACCGTGTCCGTGCCGGACAGGTGCTGATTGTGCTCGACGGACGCGACCTCCAGGCCAATAGGGCTCGTTCGATGGCGGGTGAAGCCGGCGCCAGGCAGGCCGCGTCGATGGCCGAGGCTGACCGGCAGGTGGCGCTGGCCATGCTCTCGCTCGCTCAGGTCGGCCACAAGCGCGTCAGCGAACTCAAGGCGAAGAACTCCGCAACCCAGGGAGAACTTGACGACGCCGTCGCCGCGCTGCGATCGGCCGAGGCACGCGCGAAGGGCGCTGAGGCTCGCGTCACTGCGTCGCACGACGAAATCGAGGCGGCGGCTGCCGCCGTCGCCGGGGCCAGCGCCATGGCGTCGTATGCCACATTGACCGCACCGTTCGATGGTGTCGTCACGGAGAAGTCTGTCGACGTTGGCTCGATGGTCGCGCCGGGCCAACCCTTGCTCAGCGTCGAGGACACGCGGCGATTCCGGCTTGATGTGCGCCTCGACGAATCCCGCGCCGCTCTGGTCAGCGTGGGCGCAGTGGTCCGAGTGTCGCTCACAGACGCCAGTGGCTCGGGCCGGCCCGAAGCTGCCTCGGACGAGGAGTTCGACGGCACGGTTTCAGAGGTCTCCCGGATGCTCTCAGCCGAGAGTCACGACTTCCTCGTCAAGATCGAGTTCCCACCGACGACGAAGGCGCGCTCCGGGATGTACGGCAGGGCGCGATTCCTGGCTTCGACCCGACCCGGCCTGGCTGTGCCTGTCTCCGCGCTCGTGCGACGAGGCCAGCTGGCGTTCGTGTACGTAGTTGAACGTGACAATCGAGCGCATCTTCGGATGGTGAATGCGGGTGAACCGTCAGACGGCGTCGTCGAGATTCGATCGGGCCTGCTCCAAGGCGAACGCGTCGTCGCGGCGCCATCGCCCGCGCTGACCGACGGATCACCCGTGCCGGCGGGTGCACGCTGA
- a CDS encoding efflux RND transporter permease subunit has product MTRPHGLAGRLAAAFMDSKLTPLFLLAAIGVGVLSIVGLPREEEPQIIVPMIDVMVAMPGASPTEVEQRVTRPIEKLLWEIPGVEYVYSTSSPGMSIAIVRFLVGQDQEQAIVRLNQKLLANMDLMPPGVTPPLVKPRSIDDVPVMALTLWGARYQDTELRRIAEQMHDAIKELADVSEVTITGGRPRQISVDLDPARLASYGLDPLSVSRAIQGANARQRGGDVVSRNQVSLVESGGWIRTTAQLADLAVDSRGGRSVWLRDVAAVRDEDGEPTSYVTYHTPDGRAYPAVTVSVAKRKGVNAIELTRRIAQKVDTLRGVVLPADLNVTVTRNYGDTASHKSNELLWHMLIAVLSVGLLIWITLGRREAAVVLVAIPVTLALTLSVFYIYGYTLNRITLFALIFSIGILVDDAIVVVENIVRHARLSNEESASFSAIVVKAVDEVGNPTILATLTVIAAILPMAFVGGLMGPYMRPIPVGAIAAMVFSLIVAFVATPWAAKRLLGGAGSHEHVAEDRLTGLYRRLMTRIISDARVRWSFLGGVAILLLGAMALVPLKLVTVKMLPFDNKSEFQIIVNMPEGTPLEDTARVANEIARATAVEPEVTSVQTYVGAASPYNFNGLVRHYFLRTGQNQADLQVNLVSKDERSAQSHAIAKRVRQAIFPIAQRAGARVQVAEVPPGPPVLQTLVAEVYGPDQARRMELARQVRTIFEQAPGVVDVDWYVEAPQIKVRLEVDSEKAAAAGVPASAVAAIVSMSGAGQPAGLLHDDQARRDVPIILRLPRADRGSLDAIRSVRVVGQSNAAIGELTRTVTTSEPPSVYHKNLQPVTYVVGDVGGAFESPVYAILAMNRAIDQVRMPEGYRFEIFNARQPFDTSRYAMKWDGEWHITYEVFRDLGLAFAAVLLLIYILVVGWFQSFLTPLTIMVAIPFSLVGILPAHAIFGVFFTATSVIGFIAGAGIVVRNSIILVDFIELRLSEGMPLEEAVVDAGAVRYRPMALTAAAVVVGAAVILFDPIFQGLAISLMAGGLASLLLSLPTVPVMYYVTNKRLQRRAARQASDVAGV; this is encoded by the coding sequence ATGACGCGACCACACGGGCTCGCTGGCCGCCTCGCGGCGGCCTTCATGGATTCCAAGCTGACGCCGTTGTTCCTCCTGGCCGCTATCGGTGTGGGCGTCCTGTCGATTGTCGGCCTTCCGCGCGAGGAAGAGCCGCAGATCATCGTGCCGATGATCGATGTGATGGTCGCGATGCCCGGTGCGTCCCCGACCGAAGTCGAACAGCGTGTCACTCGGCCGATCGAGAAATTGCTCTGGGAGATTCCCGGCGTCGAGTACGTCTATTCCACCTCGAGTCCGGGCATGTCGATTGCCATTGTCCGCTTCCTGGTCGGCCAGGACCAGGAACAGGCCATTGTCCGGTTGAACCAGAAGCTCCTGGCCAACATGGACCTGATGCCGCCCGGCGTCACGCCTCCCCTCGTCAAGCCGCGTTCGATCGACGACGTGCCGGTGATGGCGCTCACGCTGTGGGGTGCCCGTTACCAGGACACCGAACTTCGTCGCATCGCCGAGCAGATGCACGACGCGATCAAGGAACTCGCCGATGTCTCGGAGGTCACTATCACGGGCGGTCGGCCGCGTCAGATCTCGGTCGATTTGGATCCGGCCAGGCTGGCGTCGTATGGGCTCGATCCGCTGTCGGTGTCGAGAGCTATTCAGGGCGCCAACGCGCGCCAGCGCGGCGGTGACGTGGTCAGCCGAAACCAGGTCAGCCTCGTCGAGTCCGGGGGATGGATTCGCACGACAGCCCAACTGGCCGATCTCGCTGTGGATAGCCGCGGCGGACGTTCGGTCTGGCTCCGGGATGTCGCTGCGGTCCGCGACGAAGATGGCGAGCCGACCAGCTATGTCACCTATCACACGCCCGATGGTCGTGCCTACCCCGCCGTCACCGTCTCGGTCGCCAAGCGCAAGGGCGTCAACGCCATTGAACTGACACGACGAATCGCCCAGAAGGTCGACACCCTGCGCGGCGTCGTCCTGCCTGCCGACCTCAACGTCACTGTCACGCGAAACTACGGCGACACGGCCTCGCACAAGTCCAACGAACTGCTCTGGCACATGCTGATTGCGGTGTTGTCGGTCGGCCTGCTGATCTGGATCACGCTCGGCCGGCGCGAGGCCGCCGTCGTGCTCGTCGCCATCCCGGTGACGCTGGCGCTGACGCTGTCAGTCTTCTACATCTACGGCTACACGCTGAACCGGATCACCCTGTTCGCCCTCATCTTCTCAATCGGTATCCTGGTGGATGACGCCATCGTCGTCGTCGAGAACATCGTGCGGCATGCCCGTCTCTCGAATGAGGAGTCGGCCAGTTTCTCCGCTATCGTCGTCAAGGCCGTCGACGAGGTCGGCAACCCCACCATCCTGGCCACGCTCACCGTGATCGCGGCGATTCTCCCGATGGCGTTTGTCGGCGGTCTGATGGGGCCCTACATGCGGCCGATCCCGGTTGGAGCGATCGCCGCCATGGTGTTCTCGCTGATTGTCGCGTTCGTGGCGACCCCCTGGGCGGCGAAGCGGCTGCTCGGCGGCGCAGGCAGCCACGAGCACGTCGCCGAGGACCGGCTCACCGGGCTCTATCGCCGGCTGATGACGAGGATCATCAGCGACGCCCGGGTGCGCTGGTCGTTTCTGGGCGGCGTGGCCATCTTGTTGCTGGGTGCCATGGCCCTGGTGCCGTTGAAGCTCGTCACCGTCAAGATGCTTCCGTTCGACAACAAGAGTGAGTTTCAGATCATCGTCAACATGCCAGAGGGCACGCCGCTCGAAGATACCGCGCGTGTGGCCAACGAAATCGCTCGAGCCACTGCCGTCGAACCCGAAGTCACCAGTGTCCAGACCTACGTGGGCGCCGCCTCCCCGTACAACTTCAATGGCCTCGTGCGGCACTACTTCCTGCGCACTGGTCAGAATCAGGCTGATCTGCAGGTGAATCTCGTCTCGAAGGATGAGCGCAGCGCTCAGAGTCACGCCATCGCGAAGCGGGTCCGCCAGGCCATCTTCCCGATCGCGCAGAGGGCTGGCGCACGGGTTCAGGTGGCCGAAGTCCCGCCCGGGCCGCCCGTCCTGCAAACCCTGGTTGCCGAGGTGTACGGCCCGGACCAGGCACGGCGCATGGAACTCGCACGACAGGTCCGGACGATCTTCGAACAGGCCCCCGGCGTCGTCGACGTCGACTGGTACGTCGAAGCGCCGCAGATCAAGGTGCGGCTCGAGGTCGACAGCGAGAAGGCCGCCGCGGCCGGCGTTCCGGCTTCTGCCGTGGCTGCCATCGTCAGCATGTCTGGTGCCGGCCAGCCGGCCGGTCTGCTGCACGACGACCAGGCCCGGCGCGATGTCCCGATCATCCTGCGCCTGCCCCGCGCCGATCGGGGATCGCTGGACGCGATCCGGAGCGTGCGCGTGGTAGGGCAATCGAACGCCGCGATCGGCGAACTCACACGGACGGTGACGACGAGTGAGCCGCCGAGCGTGTACCACAAGAACCTGCAGCCGGTCACGTACGTGGTGGGCGACGTCGGCGGGGCATTCGAGAGCCCCGTGTATGCGATTCTCGCGATGAACCGCGCGATCGACCAGGTGCGCATGCCCGAGGGATATCGGTTCGAGATCTTCAACGCCAGGCAGCCATTCGACACGTCGCGCTACGCGATGAAGTGGGACGGCGAATGGCATATCACGTACGAAGTATTCAGAGATCTCGGCCTGGCGTTTGCCGCCGTGCTGCTGCTCATCTACATCCTGGTGGTCGGCTGGTTCCAGAGTTTCCTGACGCCGCTCACGATCATGGTCGCCATTCCGTTTTCGCTGGTCGGCATCCTGCCGGCCCACGCCATATTCGGAGTGTTCTTTACGGCGACATCCGTGATCGGGTTCATTGCCGGGGCCGGCATCGTGGTCCGCAATTCCATCATCCTGGTCGACTTCATCGAGCTGCGCCTCAGTGAGGGCATGCCGCTCGAAGAAGCGGTCGTGGATGCGGGCGCCGTCCGATACAGGCCGATGGCACTCACCGCAGCCGCCGTGGTCGTCGGAGCGGCCGTCATCCTGTTCGATCCGATCTTCCAGGGACTGGCGATTTCACTCATGGCTGGAGGACTCGCCTCGCTGCTGCTGTCGCTGCCGACGGTGCCGGTGATGTACTACGTGACCAACAAACGCCTGCAGCGGCGGGCTGCCAGGCAGGCGTCCGACGTGGCCGGAGTCTGA
- a CDS encoding universal stress protein, whose amino-acid sequence MWTYPPRHILVPVDFGEASARALAIAGVLATAHHASVAGLHAETLDVPPYFTHDQLSSVERHLAASRTEAARYLAAFVHRAVPHATTQLVDGPPVPSILVAADGADLVVMGTHGRRGPSRWWIGSVAERVVREARVPVLVTRATSPEADPVRIFSHLVGVAGPEFDGEARHYAGGIAGSFGGRVGERAIGAVDDMLCDPQASMMVVGLARRHGHAWFGDIAERLVRACTLPMLFVPVDQ is encoded by the coding sequence ATGTGGACCTATCCGCCACGACACATCCTGGTGCCGGTCGACTTCGGGGAGGCGTCCGCTCGCGCGCTGGCGATCGCCGGTGTGTTGGCGACGGCCCATCACGCTTCCGTGGCGGGCCTGCACGCCGAGACGCTGGACGTGCCGCCCTACTTCACGCACGATCAACTCAGCAGCGTGGAGCGGCATCTGGCCGCCTCGCGCACCGAAGCGGCGCGCTACCTGGCCGCGTTCGTCCACCGGGCTGTCCCCCACGCCACGACGCAACTGGTTGACGGACCGCCGGTGCCCTCCATCCTCGTGGCCGCCGACGGCGCCGATCTCGTCGTGATGGGAACGCACGGACGCCGCGGCCCGAGCCGCTGGTGGATCGGTTCGGTGGCAGAACGCGTCGTGCGCGAAGCTCGCGTTCCGGTGCTGGTCACACGGGCCACCTCGCCGGAGGCAGATCCGGTGCGGATCTTCAGCCACCTGGTCGGGGTGGCGGGACCAGAGTTTGATGGTGAGGCGCGGCACTACGCCGGGGGGATCGCCGGGAGTTTCGGCGGGCGTGTCGGCGAACGAGCCATCGGCGCGGTGGATGACATGTTGTGCGATCCCCAGGCTTCGATGATGGTGGTCGGCCTGGCCCGCCGGCATGGACACGCGTGGTTTGGCGACATCGCCGAGCGTCTCGTCAGGGCCTGCACGCTTCCGATGCTGTTTGTACCGGTCGATCAGTGA
- a CDS encoding DUF2892 domain-containing protein, producing the protein MNVERTLRLIAGIFVLASVLLGIWVHPGFFWFTAFVGLNLAQSALTNWCPMMSILRTLGVRG; encoded by the coding sequence ATGAATGTCGAACGGACGTTGAGGCTCATCGCCGGCATCTTTGTCCTGGCCAGCGTACTGCTGGGAATCTGGGTACACCCGGGGTTCTTCTGGTTCACCGCCTTTGTGGGCCTCAATCTGGCGCAGTCCGCGCTGACCAACTGGTGCCCCATGATGAGCATCCTGCGGACGCTGGGAGTTCGAGGGTAA
- a CDS encoding DUF302 domain-containing protein, with the protein MNETRYGMGIEVALVYEVALERTMEALKAEGFGVLTTIDVKRTLKEKLDKDFRKYTILGACNPPLAHRAIQAELEVGLLLPCNVIVYESETPGRSVVSAMAPMAALGIVGGNPELKEVAREADERLRRALKTLETAHREGTA; encoded by the coding sequence ATGAACGAAACACGTTACGGAATGGGCATCGAGGTCGCGCTGGTCTACGAGGTGGCGCTCGAGCGCACGATGGAGGCACTCAAGGCCGAGGGCTTCGGCGTGCTCACCACGATTGACGTCAAGCGGACGCTGAAAGAGAAGCTCGACAAGGACTTCCGGAAATACACGATTCTCGGCGCGTGCAATCCCCCGCTGGCCCATCGCGCCATTCAGGCCGAACTCGAGGTCGGATTGCTGCTGCCGTGCAACGTGATTGTGTACGAAAGCGAGACCCCCGGCCGCAGTGTCGTGTCGGCGATGGCGCCGATGGCCGCGCTCGGCATCGTCGGCGGCAATCCTGAACTCAAAGAGGTGGCGCGCGAGGCCGATGAACGCCTCCGCCGCGCATTGAAGACGTTGGAAACCGCGCACCGGGAAGGGACGGCGTAG
- a CDS encoding hemerythrin domain-containing protein: MATSFVDVLIEEHRGFKLMLSVLEAMAARLRGRGEVAPRMMADVLDFFETFSDRHHAREEQALFPVLARHGMSRDQTVVHALLAQHDAGRAYARKLRNDQSRLLAGDPAGADDFVSHALGYCELIREHIRIEDGYFYKLADSLLTEAEQQGVMSEFSVPVGGPAAGAEQERFLRMLDDYPGIVAAWK, translated from the coding sequence ATGGCGACGTCGTTTGTTGACGTGTTGATCGAAGAACACCGCGGCTTCAAACTGATGCTGTCGGTGCTCGAAGCGATGGCCGCGCGGCTCCGCGGGCGGGGTGAGGTGGCCCCCCGGATGATGGCCGATGTTCTCGACTTCTTCGAGACGTTCAGCGATCGGCACCACGCACGGGAGGAACAGGCGCTGTTTCCCGTGCTGGCGCGCCACGGCATGAGTCGAGACCAGACCGTCGTTCACGCGCTGCTCGCGCAGCACGACGCCGGGCGCGCCTACGCCCGGAAGCTCCGGAACGATCAGTCGCGCCTGCTGGCGGGCGATCCCGCAGGCGCCGACGACTTCGTGTCGCACGCACTCGGCTACTGCGAATTGATCCGGGAACATATCCGGATTGAGGACGGGTACTTCTACAAGCTGGCGGATTCGTTGCTGACCGAAGCCGAACAGCAGGGCGTCATGAGCGAATTCAGCGTGCCTGTCGGCGGGCCTGCCGCGGGTGCAGAGCAGGAACGGTTCCTGCGCATGCTCGATGACTATCCGGGAATTGTGGCCGCCTGGAAGTAG
- a CDS encoding FeoA family protein yields MSRFESTRRLSSLAAGDRGRVARVLRDNPARADRLGALGVTPGAPVHVLQTFPGVVFMCDQTEVAIEPAVASAILIELAR; encoded by the coding sequence ATGTCACGTTTTGAATCGACGCGCCGGCTGTCCTCGCTGGCGGCTGGCGACAGGGGCCGCGTCGCGCGAGTCCTGCGGGACAACCCCGCCCGGGCCGATCGGCTCGGGGCGCTCGGCGTCACTCCCGGGGCCCCGGTTCACGTGCTCCAGACCTTTCCCGGCGTCGTGTTCATGTGTGACCAGACCGAGGTCGCCATCGAACCGGCGGTGGCCAGTGCCATCCTGATCGAACTGGCCAGATAG